A window from Lysobacterales bacterium encodes these proteins:
- the ybgF gene encoding tol-pal system protein YbgF, which produces MTIRRVLRVSTMAALAAAMVAPVLAQDGRLSLAERVARLEQQGQSAPATGGGNMELLNRIQEMQVELQSLRNLVEQQAFEIDALKKRQNDQYADLDDRINRLGGGGGAGGDEPLSLRPSSGAGTAPLAPARPADPDQLMMEEAAPVDPYTGQPMPAGAAASPLPAGDPQAEYQTAFDALKQGRYDESASLFRAFLRAWPAHELADNAQYWLGESYYVTQNYETALATFRELVAAYPDSDKTADAELKIGYCLYELGRYDAARGALEGVSARWPDTTVARLAESRLRALALEQR; this is translated from the coding sequence ATGACCATCCGTCGCGTACTGCGTGTCTCCACCATGGCGGCCCTCGCGGCCGCCATGGTGGCCCCGGTGCTGGCCCAGGACGGCCGGCTGAGCCTGGCCGAGCGTGTCGCCCGGCTCGAGCAGCAGGGACAGTCGGCGCCGGCCACCGGCGGCGGCAACATGGAACTGCTCAACCGCATCCAGGAGATGCAGGTCGAACTGCAGTCCCTGCGCAACCTGGTCGAGCAGCAGGCGTTCGAGATCGATGCGCTGAAGAAGCGGCAGAACGACCAGTACGCCGACCTCGACGACCGCATCAACCGCCTCGGCGGCGGTGGCGGGGCGGGCGGCGACGAGCCGCTCTCGCTGCGGCCTTCGTCCGGTGCGGGCACCGCGCCGCTGGCGCCTGCGCGTCCGGCCGATCCGGACCAGCTGATGATGGAGGAGGCCGCCCCGGTCGATCCCTACACCGGCCAGCCGATGCCTGCCGGCGCGGCGGCCTCGCCCCTGCCGGCCGGCGACCCCCAGGCCGAGTACCAGACCGCCTTCGATGCCCTCAAGCAGGGCCGCTACGACGAGTCCGCCAGCCTGTTCCGGGCCTTCCTGCGCGCCTGGCCGGCGCACGAGCTGGCCGACAACGCGCAGTACTGGCTGGGCGAGTCCTACTACGTCACCCAGAATTACGAGACCGCGCTGGCGACCTTCCGCGAGCTGGTCGCGGCCTATCCCGACAGCGACAAGACCGCCGATGCCGAGCTCAAGATCGGCTACTGCCTGTACGAGCTCGGCCGGTACGACGCCGCCCGCGGCGCGCTGGAAGGGGTCAGCGCCCGCTGGCCGGACACCACGGTGGCCCGTCTGGCGGAGAGCCGCCTGCGCGCCCTGGCGCTCGAACAGCGCTGA
- the pal gene encoding peptidoglycan-associated lipoprotein Pal has translation MNVAIRISLAALLALGLVACKKKTVRDEVEPPVQTTPPAAQTTPAGDDWSDPSALDRIPCLRQRVVYFDFDQANVRSEAQEILSCHARYLSNRSMARVTLEGHADERGSREYNLGLGERRGNAARDALTVAGASSGQLTVVSYGEERPTCTMSDESCWQQNRRVEIVYTVR, from the coding sequence ATGAACGTCGCAATCCGCATCAGCCTGGCAGCCCTCCTGGCCCTCGGCCTGGTCGCCTGCAAGAAGAAGACCGTCCGTGACGAGGTCGAGCCGCCGGTCCAGACCACCCCGCCGGCCGCCCAGACCACGCCCGCCGGTGACGACTGGAGCGATCCCAGCGCCCTGGACCGCATCCCGTGCCTGCGCCAGCGCGTCGTCTACTTCGACTTCGACCAGGCCAACGTGCGTTCCGAGGCCCAGGAAATCCTGAGCTGCCACGCCCGTTACCTGAGCAACCGTTCGATGGCCCGCGTCACCCTGGAAGGCCATGCCGACGAGCGCGGCAGCCGCGAGTACAACCTCGGCCTGGGCGAGCGTCGTGGCAACGCCGCGCGTGATGCCCTGACCGTGGCCGGCGCCTCCTCGGGCCAGCTCACCGTCGTTTCGTACGGCGAAGAGCGTCCGACCTGCACCATGTCCGACGAGTCCTGCTGGCAGCAGAACCGTCGCGTCGAGATCGTCTACACCGTCAGGTAA
- the tolB gene encoding Tol-Pal system beta propeller repeat protein TolB, whose amino-acid sequence MHTMIRILVALTFATLLSLSAHAQEPLRGVISGANEGAVPVAVVPFAHEGGGLPPSVDLAQVIAADFNRSGQIRSLPRGDVVEFPVRESDVRFATWRLLRQDYLVIGRVADAPGGGFRVEYEAFDVARQERILTGAINGREAELRGVAHQIADLVYEKIFGVRGAFFTRIAYVTARGVAPNIEYALMVADSDGHGPQLVVRSREPLMSPAWSPDGRRLAYVSFERGNSAIYIQELATGSREVVSASPGINGAPAFSPDGTRLAVSLSRTGNPEIHILDLASRQTTQLTRHWAIDTEPQWLPDGRSIVFTSDRAGKPQIYQVPATGGEPTRLTGQGDYNARVSVAYDGQRFAMVQGAGNVYRIAVLDRTRGGGGRYDLVSPGRMDESPSFAPNASMLIYAAREGGRGVLYSVSADGRVRQRLVLADGDVREPAWSPYRQR is encoded by the coding sequence GTGCACACAATGATTCGAATTCTCGTAGCGCTCACCTTCGCCACCCTGCTGTCGCTTTCAGCGCACGCGCAGGAGCCTTTGAGGGGTGTGATCAGCGGCGCCAACGAGGGTGCCGTACCGGTCGCCGTCGTGCCGTTCGCCCACGAGGGCGGCGGGCTTCCGCCCAGCGTCGACCTGGCCCAGGTGATCGCCGCCGACTTCAACCGCAGCGGCCAGATCCGTTCGCTGCCGCGCGGCGACGTGGTCGAGTTCCCGGTGCGCGAGAGCGACGTCCGCTTCGCCACCTGGCGCCTGCTGCGCCAGGACTACCTGGTGATCGGCCGGGTCGCCGACGCCCCCGGCGGCGGCTTCCGGGTCGAGTACGAGGCCTTCGACGTCGCCCGCCAGGAACGCATCCTCACCGGCGCCATCAACGGCCGCGAGGCCGAACTGCGCGGCGTCGCCCACCAGATCGCCGACCTGGTCTACGAGAAGATCTTCGGTGTCCGTGGCGCCTTCTTCACGCGGATCGCCTACGTCACCGCCCGCGGCGTGGCGCCCAACATCGAGTACGCGCTGATGGTCGCCGACTCCGACGGCCATGGCCCGCAGCTGGTGGTGCGCTCGCGCGAACCGCTGATGTCGCCGGCCTGGTCGCCGGACGGCCGGCGCCTGGCCTATGTGTCCTTCGAGCGCGGCAACTCGGCGATCTACATCCAGGAACTGGCCACCGGCAGCCGCGAGGTGGTCTCGGCCTCGCCCGGCATCAACGGCGCGCCGGCCTTCTCGCCGGACGGCACCCGGCTGGCGGTGTCGCTGTCGCGCACCGGCAACCCGGAGATCCACATCCTCGACCTGGCCAGCCGGCAGACAACCCAGCTCACCCGGCACTGGGCGATCGACACCGAGCCGCAGTGGCTGCCCGACGGCCGCAGCATCGTGTTCACCTCGGACCGGGCCGGCAAGCCGCAGATCTACCAGGTGCCGGCGACCGGTGGCGAGCCGACCCGCCTGACCGGCCAGGGCGACTACAACGCCCGCGTTTCCGTGGCCTACGACGGCCAGCGCTTCGCCATGGTGCAGGGGGCTGGAAACGTGTATCGTATAGCGGTTTTGGACCGGACGCGGGGCGGCGGCGGCCGCTACGACCTGGTTTCCCCAGGGCGGATGGACGAGTCGCCCAGCTTCGCTCCAAACGCCAGCATGCTGATCTACGCCGCCAGGGAAGGGGGCCGCGGAGTGCTCTACTCCGTGTCCGCCGACGGTCGCGTCAGGCAGCGGCTGGTGCTTGCCGATGGCGATGTCCGCGAGCCGGCCTGGTCGCCGTATCGCCAGCGGTGA
- the tolA gene encoding cell envelope integrity protein TolA: protein METRADTVKAVVYALLVHVLVLLMAFSGLFWWQSGKPLRAAGEPIEAVFVDLAALAPPAPPRPAPRPAPPPPPPQQPEPPTDLQADDTVDQQRIDQQALLRAEEEAREQEERRRRAEQVLLEEQERQRAEEQQRREREQQQQREREQRKQQQREAAERAAAEAAAREAAEREAAAAAAAAQAGQRGEDDGLEARYLASIIRSVHQRWRLPDNTAPLICDVRIVQVRGGTILSATAVRPCDADELARGLLERAVLAAEPLPYEGFESVFNREVILTFCHPQNQNDPRCTQ from the coding sequence ATGGAGACCCGGGCCGACACGGTCAAGGCGGTCGTCTACGCCCTGCTGGTGCATGTGCTGGTGCTGCTGATGGCCTTCAGCGGGCTGTTCTGGTGGCAGTCGGGCAAGCCGCTGCGCGCGGCCGGCGAGCCGATCGAGGCGGTGTTCGTCGACCTCGCCGCGCTGGCGCCGCCGGCGCCGCCGCGCCCGGCACCGCGCCCGGCACCGCCGCCGCCGCCGCCCCAGCAGCCCGAGCCGCCGACGGATTTGCAGGCCGACGACACCGTCGACCAGCAGCGCATCGACCAGCAGGCGCTGCTGCGCGCCGAAGAGGAGGCGCGCGAGCAGGAGGAGCGCCGACGCCGCGCCGAGCAGGTGCTGCTGGAGGAACAGGAGCGCCAGCGTGCCGAGGAGCAGCAGCGCCGGGAGCGCGAACAGCAGCAGCAGCGCGAGCGCGAGCAACGCAAACAGCAGCAGCGCGAGGCCGCGGAGCGCGCCGCCGCCGAGGCCGCGGCGCGCGAGGCGGCCGAGCGGGAGGCCGCTGCCGCTGCCGCGGCGGCCCAGGCCGGCCAGCGCGGCGAGGACGATGGGTTGGAGGCCCGCTATCTGGCATCCATCATCCGAAGCGTCCATCAACGGTGGCGCCTTCCGGACAATACGGCCCCGCTGATCTGCGACGTGCGAATCGTTCAGGTTCGGGGTGGGACCATCCTCAGCGCGACAGCGGTCCGTCCTTGCGATGCGGATGAGCTGGCCCGGGGACTGCTCGAGAGAGCTGTCTTGGCAGCCGAACCGTTACCCTATGAAGGATTCGAAAGCGTTTTCAACCGCGAGGTCATCCTGACCTTCTGCCATCCCCAGAACCAGAACGATCCACGGTGCACACAATGA
- a CDS encoding ExbD/TolR family protein: protein MAARRQRRKLKAEINVVPYIDVTLVLLIIFMITAPLLNLGVDIELPRSDARSLNVDSEPVLVTVDQAGAIFLTLGGEAREAVDAQTLVAKVGAFVRNNPQVPVLVGGDGRVDYQQVYQALVLLQQAEVGKVGLMSQPNPTTPAGN, encoded by the coding sequence ATGGCCGCCCGCCGCCAGCGCCGCAAACTCAAGGCCGAGATCAACGTCGTCCCCTACATCGACGTCACCCTGGTCCTGCTCATCATCTTCATGATCACCGCGCCCCTGTTGAACCTGGGCGTCGACATCGAGCTGCCGCGCTCGGACGCGCGCTCGCTCAACGTCGACAGCGAGCCGGTGCTGGTCACCGTCGACCAGGCCGGGGCGATCTTCCTGACCCTGGGCGGCGAGGCGCGCGAGGCGGTCGACGCGCAGACCCTGGTCGCCAAGGTCGGCGCCTTCGTGCGCAACAACCCGCAGGTGCCGGTGCTGGTCGGCGGCGACGGCCGGGTCGACTACCAGCAGGTCTACCAGGCGCTGGTGCTGCTGCAGCAGGCCGAGGTCGGCAAGGTCGGCCTGATGAGCCAGCCGAACCCCACCACCCCGGCGGGCAACTGA
- the tolQ gene encoding protein TolQ — translation MSNDLDLLQLILEASIPVKVVMALLLLASIASWVVIFRKRAILTRASEEAEAFESRFWSGVDLAALFREVGAEQGEATGMAGIFEAGFREFARQRQRKFADPRTTVEGAQHAMRAAVTREVDRLEQNLEFLATVGSTSPYVGLFGTVWGIMIAFHGLANVREATIAMVAPGITEALIATAMGLFAAIPAVIAYNRYQNKVERINSRYETFQDEFSTILQRQAHAGDAA, via the coding sequence ATGAGCAACGATCTCGACCTCCTGCAACTGATCCTCGAGGCCAGCATCCCGGTCAAGGTGGTGATGGCCCTGCTGCTGCTGGCCTCGATCGCCTCCTGGGTGGTGATCTTCCGCAAGCGCGCCATCCTCACCCGCGCCAGCGAGGAGGCCGAGGCCTTCGAATCGCGCTTCTGGTCCGGCGTCGACCTGGCCGCCCTGTTCCGCGAGGTCGGTGCCGAGCAGGGCGAGGCGACCGGCATGGCCGGCATCTTCGAGGCCGGATTCCGCGAGTTCGCGCGGCAGCGGCAGCGCAAGTTCGCCGACCCGCGCACCACCGTCGAGGGCGCCCAGCACGCCATGCGCGCCGCGGTCACCCGTGAGGTCGACCGCCTGGAGCAGAACCTCGAGTTCCTGGCGACGGTCGGCTCGACCAGCCCGTACGTCGGCCTGTTCGGCACCGTGTGGGGCATCATGATCGCCTTCCACGGCCTGGCCAATGTCCGCGAGGCGACCATCGCCATGGTCGCGCCGGGCATCACCGAGGCGCTGATCGCCACCGCCATGGGCCTGTTCGCGGCGATCCCCGCGGTGATCGCCTACAACCGCTACCAGAACAAGGTCGAGCGCATCAACAGCCGCTACGAGACCTTCCAGGACGAGTTCTCGACCATCCTGCAGCGCCAGGCGCACGCCGGCGACGCCGCCTGA
- the ybgC gene encoding tol-pal system-associated acyl-CoA thioesterase has product MTDSAHPQPAAPSAGPSDAGRPGAFRWPVRVYFEDTDTGGVVYHAGYLRFFERCRTEWLRSRGLDQQTLLAQHAIAFAVRSMAVDWLAPARLDDLLEVGFEVREARRASMKGVQRIVRAADGVLLCSASVRVACVRVPDFRPVAIPDTLLETLSA; this is encoded by the coding sequence ATGACCGACAGCGCGCACCCCCAGCCGGCGGCCCCTTCCGCCGGCCCGTCCGACGCTGGCCGGCCGGGGGCCTTCCGCTGGCCTGTGCGGGTCTATTTCGAGGACACCGACACCGGCGGCGTCGTCTACCACGCCGGCTACCTGCGCTTCTTCGAGCGCTGCCGCACCGAGTGGCTGCGCAGCCGCGGCCTGGACCAGCAGACCCTGCTGGCGCAGCATGCGATCGCCTTCGCGGTGCGCTCGATGGCGGTCGACTGGCTGGCGCCGGCACGCCTGGACGACCTGCTCGAGGTCGGTTTCGAGGTCCGCGAGGCCCGTCGCGCCAGCATGAAGGGCGTCCAGCGCATCGTCCGCGCCGCCGACGGCGTCCTGCTGTGTTCCGCCAGCGTCCGCGTCGCCTGCGTGCGCGTCCCCGATTTCCGGCCCGTCGCCATCCCCGACACCCTGCTTGAGACCCTCTCCGCATGA
- the ruvB gene encoding Holliday junction branch migration DNA helicase RuvB translates to MTERLITPDTSPEEARIESSIRPRRLDEYLGQVPVREKLSVYIEAARRRQQALDHVLIFGPPGLGKTTLSQVIANELGVNLRATSGPVIERAGDLAALLTNLSEGDVLFVDEIHRLSPVVEEVLYPAMEDFQIDIMIGEGPAARSIKLDLPRFTLIGATTRAGMLTNPLRDRFGIVERLAYYTPAELAQIVTRSAAILGIACDAEGAAEIARRARGTPRIANRLLRRVRDFAEVRHDGAISAEAARAAMAVLEVDAEGFDPLDRRLLATIIDSFDGGPVGIESLAAALSEERGTLEDVVEPYLIQQGYLVRTARGRMATARAWRHLGLKPPPRQPGLSEADLFSGVDPGQAEP, encoded by the coding sequence ATGACCGAACGACTGATCACCCCGGACACCAGCCCCGAGGAGGCCCGGATCGAGTCTTCGATCCGGCCCCGTCGCCTGGACGAGTACCTGGGCCAGGTGCCGGTGCGCGAGAAGCTGTCGGTCTACATCGAGGCGGCGCGGCGTCGCCAGCAGGCGCTCGACCACGTGCTGATCTTCGGGCCGCCGGGCCTGGGCAAGACCACCCTCAGCCAGGTCATCGCCAACGAGCTCGGCGTCAACCTGCGCGCCACCTCCGGGCCGGTGATCGAGCGCGCCGGCGACCTCGCCGCCCTGCTGACCAACCTGTCCGAGGGCGATGTCCTGTTCGTCGACGAGATCCACCGGCTGTCGCCGGTGGTCGAGGAAGTGCTCTATCCGGCGATGGAGGACTTCCAGATCGACATCATGATCGGCGAGGGTCCGGCCGCGCGCTCGATCAAGCTCGACCTGCCGCGCTTCACCCTGATCGGCGCCACCACCCGTGCCGGCATGCTGACCAATCCGCTGCGCGACCGTTTCGGCATCGTCGAGCGCCTGGCCTACTACACGCCCGCCGAGCTTGCGCAGATCGTCACCCGCTCGGCCGCCATCCTCGGCATCGCCTGCGACGCCGAAGGCGCCGCCGAGATCGCCCGGCGCGCGCGCGGCACACCGCGCATCGCCAACCGCCTGCTGCGCCGGGTCCGCGACTTCGCCGAGGTCCGCCACGACGGCGCGATCAGCGCCGAGGCGGCGCGCGCCGCCATGGCGGTGCTGGAAGTCGACGCCGAGGGCTTCGACCCGCTCGACCGCCGCCTGCTGGCCACCATCATCGACAGCTTCGACGGCGGCCCGGTCGGCATCGAGTCGCTGGCCGCCGCCCTCAGCGAGGAGCGCGGCACGCTCGAGGACGTGGTCGAGCCCTACCTGATCCAGCAGGGCTACCTGGTGCGCACCGCCCGCGGCCGCATGGCCACCGCCCGGGCCTGGCGCCACCTGGGCCTGAAGCCGCCGCCGCGTCAGCCCGGCTTAAGCGAAGCCGATCTATTTTCCGGGGTCGACCCCGGACAGGCCGAACCATGA
- the ruvA gene encoding Holliday junction branch migration protein RuvA encodes MIGRLHGTLIGKQPPWLLLDVGGVGYELECPMSTFYELPETGRSVTLVTHYAVKEDAVALYGFHREAERGLFRTLLKVNGVGAKTALAILSGVSVEAFAALVQAGDPAALVRVPGIGKKTAERILVELRDKAADLVLGGGTRLSGASGAVPLDPQSEAAAALQALGYKPPDALRMARQAAVEGDDAEAIIRKALKAALKA; translated from the coding sequence ATGATCGGACGACTGCACGGCACGCTGATCGGCAAGCAGCCGCCCTGGCTGCTGCTCGACGTGGGCGGCGTCGGCTACGAGCTGGAATGCCCGATGTCGACCTTCTACGAGCTGCCCGAGACCGGCCGCAGCGTCACCCTGGTCACACACTACGCGGTGAAGGAGGACGCCGTGGCGCTGTACGGCTTCCACCGCGAGGCCGAACGCGGCCTGTTCCGCACCCTGCTCAAGGTCAATGGCGTGGGCGCCAAGACGGCGCTGGCGATTCTCTCCGGCGTCAGCGTCGAGGCCTTCGCGGCCCTGGTCCAGGCCGGCGACCCTGCTGCCCTGGTGCGGGTGCCCGGCATCGGCAAGAAGACCGCCGAGCGCATCCTGGTCGAGTTGCGCGACAAGGCTGCCGATCTGGTGCTGGGTGGCGGTACCCGCCTGTCCGGCGCCTCCGGCGCAGTACCGCTGGACCCGCAGTCCGAGGCCGCCGCCGCCCTGCAGGCCCTTGGCTACAAGCCACCCGACGCCCTGCGCATGGCCCGCCAGGCCGCCGTCGAGGGCGACGACGCCGAGGCCATCATCAGGAAGGCGCTGAAGGCGGCGTTGAAGGCGTGA
- the ruvC gene encoding crossover junction endodeoxyribonuclease RuvC: MGIDPGSQRTGIGVIDVDAAGRSTHVHHQTIGLLDNETFADRLRQVLDDVGAAIDRWQPQQVAIEKVFVKGNNAESALKLGQARGAAICAVVLRDLAVHEYAAGEVKQAVVGRGAAAKGQVQHMVAMLLGLSGPLQADAADALAIALTHAHTRATLGRTGLARSSWRRGR; encoded by the coding sequence ATGGGCATCGATCCCGGCAGCCAGCGCACCGGTATCGGTGTGATCGACGTCGACGCCGCCGGGCGCAGCACGCATGTCCACCACCAGACCATCGGCCTGCTCGACAACGAGACCTTCGCCGACCGCCTGCGTCAGGTGCTGGACGATGTCGGTGCCGCCATCGACCGCTGGCAGCCGCAGCAGGTCGCCATCGAGAAGGTGTTCGTGAAAGGCAACAACGCGGAGTCGGCGCTGAAGCTGGGCCAGGCGCGCGGCGCGGCGATCTGCGCCGTGGTGCTGCGCGACCTTGCCGTGCACGAGTATGCCGCGGGCGAGGTCAAGCAGGCCGTGGTCGGTCGGGGCGCTGCGGCCAAGGGTCAGGTGCAGCACATGGTCGCCATGCTGCTCGGGCTGTCCGGGCCGCTGCAGGCCGACGCCGCCGATGCCCTGGCGATCGCCCTTACCCACGCCCATACCCGCGCCACCCTGGGCCGCACCGGCCTGGCACGCAGCAGCTGGCGGCGCGGCCGCTGA
- a CDS encoding YebC/PmpR family DNA-binding transcriptional regulator, translated as MAGHSKWANIQHRKGKQDALRGAQFTKLVREIHVAARMGGGDPAMNPRLRLAMDKATAASMPKDNIERAIKKATGELEGVSYEEIRFEGYAPGGVAVIVDCLTDNRNRTVADVRHAFSKHGGNLGTDGSVAFMFRKLGVLSFAPGCSEDAVMEAALDAGADDVVVFPDDGSIEVLTQPETFEAVRDAMTAAGQKPDEAEVTLRADNDVAVEGDNAKAVAKMLDRLESLDDVQEVYSNADLAADAYE; from the coding sequence ATGGCAGGTCATTCCAAGTGGGCCAACATCCAGCACCGCAAGGGCAAGCAGGACGCCCTGCGCGGCGCCCAGTTCACCAAGCTGGTGCGCGAGATCCATGTCGCCGCCCGCATGGGTGGCGGCGACCCGGCGATGAATCCGCGCCTGCGCCTGGCCATGGACAAGGCCACTGCGGCGTCGATGCCCAAGGACAACATCGAGCGCGCCATCAAGAAGGCGACCGGCGAGCTGGAGGGCGTCAGCTACGAGGAGATCCGCTTCGAGGGCTATGCACCGGGCGGCGTCGCCGTGATCGTCGACTGCCTGACCGACAACCGCAACCGCACCGTGGCCGACGTCCGCCACGCCTTCAGCAAGCACGGCGGCAACCTCGGCACTGACGGCTCGGTGGCCTTCATGTTCCGCAAGCTGGGCGTGCTGTCGTTCGCCCCCGGCTGCTCGGAGGATGCGGTGATGGAAGCGGCCCTGGATGCCGGCGCCGACGATGTCGTGGTGTTCCCCGATGACGGTTCGATCGAGGTGCTGACCCAGCCGGAGACCTTCGAGGCGGTGCGCGACGCCATGACTGCGGCCGGCCAGAAGCCCGACGAGGCCGAGGTCACCCTGCGTGCCGACAACGACGTCGCGGTCGAGGGCGACAACGCCAAGGCGGTCGCCAAGATGCTGGATCGCCTCGAGTCCCTGGACGATGTCCAGGAGGTCTATTCGAATGCCGACCTGGCGGCGGATGCGTATGAGTAG
- a CDS encoding alpha/beta hydrolase, giving the protein MSPPVLLLHGIWMRGFTLALLARRLRARGHPVACLDYASVAGSPMRALDRIARRLATLADGSAVHLVGHSLGGLLAVQAACRDGLPAGSRVLCLGTPLAGSAVARALAARRSLRWSLGGARDLLCRGAEGLPGQVPVAMVAGSLPMGFGALVPGLTGPHDGTVAVAETRHPGLAGHVVLRTSHSGLLLSPQVAGLASTWLAGQALPTAPLDGLASGLG; this is encoded by the coding sequence ATGTCCCCGCCGGTCCTGCTCCTGCACGGCATCTGGATGCGCGGCTTCACGCTGGCGCTGCTGGCGCGGCGGCTGCGCGCCCGCGGCCATCCGGTGGCCTGCCTCGACTACGCCAGCGTGGCCGGCTCCCCGATGCGGGCACTGGACCGCATCGCCCGGCGTCTGGCGACCCTGGCGGATGGCAGCGCGGTGCACCTGGTCGGCCACAGCCTGGGCGGCCTGCTGGCGGTGCAGGCGGCATGCCGGGACGGCTTGCCAGCGGGCAGCCGGGTCCTGTGCCTGGGCACGCCGCTGGCCGGCAGCGCGGTGGCGCGCGCCCTGGCCGCGCGCCGTTCCCTGCGCTGGAGCCTGGGCGGCGCCCGCGATCTGCTGTGCCGGGGCGCAGAGGGGCTGCCCGGGCAGGTGCCGGTGGCCATGGTCGCCGGTTCCCTGCCGATGGGATTCGGTGCCCTGGTGCCAGGCCTGACTGGACCGCACGACGGCACCGTGGCGGTGGCCGAGACCCGGCACCCTGGCCTGGCCGGCCATGTCGTGCTGCGCACCAGCCACAGCGGCCTGCTGCTGTCGCCGCAGGTGGCCGGGCTGGCCTCGACCTGGCTGGCCGGGCAGGCCCTGCCAACGGCCCCGCTCGACGGTCTGGCTTCCGGCCTCGGTTAG